A genome region from Hevea brasiliensis isolate MT/VB/25A 57/8 chromosome 9, ASM3005281v1, whole genome shotgun sequence includes the following:
- the LOC110659367 gene encoding uncharacterized protein LOC110659367 isoform X2, with the protein MATGEDVDLSSLKSQLNETQEMWKLEMERRQSQVDALQAKLMEVNACIKGSEEDAKKELEVLWRRVKTTATLLTYLKSKARIMAIPDLAHTSCGIKELEGVGLVDKNGAPLSSWSRSVDLSSFDSPDEETWIRLGEQHGSHDDQDEAYIGELLKSVQMVTDVMEALIKRVLMAESETAIEKDKVTLGQEEIRKKAIQIESMSSKLEEMERFALGTNSILNEMRQRVEDLVEETSRQRQRAAENEQELCRVKRDFESLKSYVSSLISVRETLLSSEKQFQTIERLFERLVAKTTQLEGEKMQKEAEVQKLMEENVRLSALLDKKEAQLLAMNEQCKVMALSASNL; encoded by the exons ATGGCAACGGGAGAAGATGTTGATTTGTCAAGTTTGAAGTCTCAGCTAAATGAAACTCAAGAAATGTGGAAGTTGGAGATGGAACGACGCCAGTCACAAGTGGATGCATTACAGGCAAAGCTTATGGAGGTAAATGCTTGTATAAAGGGATCTGAGGAAGATGCAAAGAAGGAGTTGGAGGTTCTTTGGCGAAGAGTGAAGACCACTGCAACATTATTGACCTACTTAAAATCAAAAGCAAGAATCATGGCTATTCCTGATTTAGCTCATACATCATGTGGCATCAAAGAATTAGAAGGAGTGGGGCTTGTTGACAAGAACGGTGCACCCCTTTCTAGTTGGTCTAGATCTGTTGATCTCTCCTCTTTTGACAGTCCAGATGAAGAAACATGGATTAGACTTGGTGAGCAGCATGGTAGCCATGATGATCAAGATGAAGCTTATATTGGTGAATTACTCAAGTCTGTACAGATGGTAACAGATGTAATGGAAGCTCTTATTAAAAGGGTTCTAATGGCAGAATCTGAAACTGCAATTGAGAAAGATAAGGTAACATTAGGTCAGGAAGAAATTAGGAAGAAGGCAATCCAAATTGAGAGCATGTCTTCAAAATTAGAGGAGATGGAGAGATTTGCTCTGGGAACAAATAGTATTCTGAATGAGATGCGCCAGAGGGTTGAGGATTTGGTTGAAGAAACTTCTAGGCAGAGGCAAAGAGCTGCAGAAAATGAACAAGAGCTTTGCCGTGTTAAAAGGGACTTCGAATCATTGAAATCCTATGTTAGCAGTCTCATTAGTGTAAGAGAAACGCTTCTTTCATCAGAGAAGCAATTTCAAACTATTGAGAGGCTTTTTGAACG GCTAGTTGCAAAGACAACTCAATTGGAAGGTGAAAAAATGCAGAAAGAGGCTGAAGTTCAAAAACTTATGGAAGAGAATGTGAGGCTGAGTGCTCTTCTGGACAAGAAGGAGGCTCAACTTCTGGCCATGAATGAACAGTGCAAGGTAATGGCGCTGAGCGCTTCAAATTTATGA
- the LOC110659370 gene encoding peptide methionine sulfoxide reductase A5 isoform X2 — protein MAFSERNAILPHLLTLSLLAISVANQAIGIRIPDQISNPSTVPSDQPLKIAVFALGSFWRSEAIFGCVNGVVRTTAGYSGGSKSNPEYRSLGDHAESVQVQYDPRVISFRQLLEVFWSSHDSRQVFGQGPDVGNQYRSVIFTNGTEEARLAAVSKEKEQLRSRSSIVTTQIQQFVAFYPAEPEQQLMGNLPEEELERSSLAAKLNGYAAELCPPKIQNQIGAKINEIVRKGWPVLIGV, from the exons ATGGCTTTCTCAGAGAGGAATGCTATTCTTCCTCATCTGCTGACGCTGTCGCTACTCGCAATTTCAGTGGCCAATCAAGCTATTGGTATTCGGATACCGGATCAGATCTCCAATCCCTCCACGGTCCCCTCGGATCAGCCTCTGAAAATCGCCGTCTTCGCTCTCGGTAGCTTCTGGAGATCCGAAGCCATCTTCGGCTGTGTTAATGGGGTAGTTCGGACCACCGCGGGTTATTCCGGCGGATCCAAATCCAACCCCGAATACAGGAGCTTAGGTGATCATGCCGAGTCCGTACAG GTACAATATGATCCTAGGGTAATAAGTTTTAGGCAGCTTTTGGAGGTTTTTTGGTCTAGTCATGATTCAAGGCAAGTTTTTGGCCAAGGTCCTGATGTGGGTAACCAATACAG ATCTGTTATCTTTACCAATGGTACTGAGGAGGCCAGATTAGCTGCTGTTAGCAAAGAAAAAGAGCAATTAAGGTCAAGGAGCAGCATTGTGACTACTCAAATTCAACAGTTTGTAGCATTTTATCCTGCAGAACCTGAACAGcag CTGATGGGAAACTTGCCGGAAGAGGAGCTTGAGAGGTCGAGTTTGGCAGCAAAACTAAACGGTTATGCAGCAGAGCTCTGTCCTCCGAAGATTCAAAACCAAATAGGTGCGAagatcaatgagatagttaggaAAGGGTGGCCAGTTTTGATAGGTGTTTAG
- the LOC110659305 gene encoding protein SMALL AUXIN UP-REGULATED RNA 12-like, translating into MAIRKSNKLPQTAALKQILKRKKQVYDEQQGLPDDVPKGHFAVYVGENRGRYIIPISWLDHPEFQSLLQRAEEEFGFKHEMGLTIPCEEVVFRSLTAMIG; encoded by the coding sequence aTGGCCATAAGAAAATCCAACAAGTTACCCCAAACAGCAGCTCTCAAACAAATTCTCAAGAGAAAGAAACAAGTGTATGATGAGCAACAGGGGCTTCCTGATGATGTACCAAAAGGTCACTTCGCTGTCTACGTAGGGGAGAATAGAGGCAGATATATTATTCCAATATCATGGTTGGATCACCCTGAGTTTCAGAGTTTGCTTCAAAGAGCTGAAGAAGAGTTTGGCTttaaacatgagatgggtcttacCATTCCTTGCGAAGAAGTTGTTTTTCGCTCCCTCACAGCTATGATCGGATAA
- the LOC110659369 gene encoding transcription initiation factor TFIID subunit 14b produces the protein MLNAALLSARPTPGDFLPEDDGSAAKPQRVKIAKATEDSDKKVASRRIKDVEISVPVVHGTIAFYLGRKASESQSHKWTVYVRGATNEDLGVVIKRVVFQLHPSFNNPTRVVESPPFELSECGWGEFEIVITLVFHSDVCDKQLDLYHHLKLYPEDETGPQSTKKPVVVESYNEIVFPDPSENFLARVQNHPAIIVPRLPAGFTLPTPALVESMCGKGRGDTKDHPLSHWFLNFSEADELLKLAAARQQVQAHIVKLRRQLNVIDGLPQGPQLSLMASAYDL, from the exons ATGCTTAACGCAGCCTTATTATCCGCGAGACCAACACCGGGCGACTTCCTTCCGGAAGATGATGGCTCTGCCGCGAAGCCTCAGCGCGTCAAAATTGCCAAGGCTACTGAAGATAGCGATAAGAAG GTCGCGAGCAGGAGAATTAAAGATGTGGAAATAAGTGTTCCTGTGGTGCATGGAACAATTGCATTTTACCTTGGTCGAAAGGCCAGTGA GTCTCAATCACATAAGTGGACAGTCTATGTACGTGGGGCAACAAATGAAGACCTGGGAGTGGTGATAAAGCGCGTTGTATTCCAATTGCATCCCAGTTTCAATAACCCTACAAGAGTGGTAGAATCACCACCTTTTGAGTTGTCGGAATGTGGCTGGGGTGAATTCGAAATTGTCATCACTCTTGTCTTCCACAGTGATGTCTGTGATAAGCAGTTGGACTT GTATCACCATTTGAAGTTGTACCCTGAAGATGAAACTGGTCCTCAGTCAACCAAGAAGCCTGTTGTTGTGGAATCCTACAATGAGATTGTCTTTCCTGATCCTTCTGAAAATTTTTTGGCTCGTGTGCAGAATCATCCTGCTATAATTGTACCTCGGCTGCCTGCTGGGTTTACCTTGCCTACTCCAG CTCTTGTTGAAAGTATGTGTGGCAAGGGGAGAGGAGATACCAAAGATCATCCACTAAGTCACTGGTTTTTGAATTTTTCAGAAGCAGATGAGCTTTTGAAACTTGCTGCAGCTCGTCAGCAG GTGCAAGCTCATATTGTTAAGCTGAGAAGACAATTGAATGTGATAGATGGGCTACCTCAAGGTCCTCAACTGTCTTTAATGGCCTCTGCTTATGATTTATGA
- the LOC110659367 gene encoding uncharacterized protein LOC110659367 isoform X1, which produces MEYFLCVHKSGGLGASKSWRNFLRMATGEDVDLSSLKSQLNETQEMWKLEMERRQSQVDALQAKLMEVNACIKGSEEDAKKELEVLWRRVKTTATLLTYLKSKARIMAIPDLAHTSCGIKELEGVGLVDKNGAPLSSWSRSVDLSSFDSPDEETWIRLGEQHGSHDDQDEAYIGELLKSVQMVTDVMEALIKRVLMAESETAIEKDKVTLGQEEIRKKAIQIESMSSKLEEMERFALGTNSILNEMRQRVEDLVEETSRQRQRAAENEQELCRVKRDFESLKSYVSSLISVRETLLSSEKQFQTIERLFERLVAKTTQLEGEKMQKEAEVQKLMEENVRLSALLDKKEAQLLAMNEQCKVMALSASNL; this is translated from the exons ATGGAGTATTTCTTGTGTGTTCATAAATCTGGAGGGCTAGGAGCATCAAAGAGTTGGAGGAACTTCCTG CGCATGGCAACGGGAGAAGATGTTGATTTGTCAAGTTTGAAGTCTCAGCTAAATGAAACTCAAGAAATGTGGAAGTTGGAGATGGAACGACGCCAGTCACAAGTGGATGCATTACAGGCAAAGCTTATGGAGGTAAATGCTTGTATAAAGGGATCTGAGGAAGATGCAAAGAAGGAGTTGGAGGTTCTTTGGCGAAGAGTGAAGACCACTGCAACATTATTGACCTACTTAAAATCAAAAGCAAGAATCATGGCTATTCCTGATTTAGCTCATACATCATGTGGCATCAAAGAATTAGAAGGAGTGGGGCTTGTTGACAAGAACGGTGCACCCCTTTCTAGTTGGTCTAGATCTGTTGATCTCTCCTCTTTTGACAGTCCAGATGAAGAAACATGGATTAGACTTGGTGAGCAGCATGGTAGCCATGATGATCAAGATGAAGCTTATATTGGTGAATTACTCAAGTCTGTACAGATGGTAACAGATGTAATGGAAGCTCTTATTAAAAGGGTTCTAATGGCAGAATCTGAAACTGCAATTGAGAAAGATAAGGTAACATTAGGTCAGGAAGAAATTAGGAAGAAGGCAATCCAAATTGAGAGCATGTCTTCAAAATTAGAGGAGATGGAGAGATTTGCTCTGGGAACAAATAGTATTCTGAATGAGATGCGCCAGAGGGTTGAGGATTTGGTTGAAGAAACTTCTAGGCAGAGGCAAAGAGCTGCAGAAAATGAACAAGAGCTTTGCCGTGTTAAAAGGGACTTCGAATCATTGAAATCCTATGTTAGCAGTCTCATTAGTGTAAGAGAAACGCTTCTTTCATCAGAGAAGCAATTTCAAACTATTGAGAGGCTTTTTGAACG GCTAGTTGCAAAGACAACTCAATTGGAAGGTGAAAAAATGCAGAAAGAGGCTGAAGTTCAAAAACTTATGGAAGAGAATGTGAGGCTGAGTGCTCTTCTGGACAAGAAGGAGGCTCAACTTCTGGCCATGAATGAACAGTGCAAGGTAATGGCGCTGAGCGCTTCAAATTTATGA
- the LOC110659370 gene encoding peptide methionine sulfoxide reductase A5 isoform X1, whose amino-acid sequence MAFSERNAILPHLLTLSLLAISVANQAIGIRIPDQISNPSTVPSDQPLKIAVFALGSFWRSEAIFGCVNGVVRTTAGYSGGSKSNPEYRSLGDHAESVQVQYDPRVISFRQLLEVFWSSHDSRQVFGQGPDVGNQYRSVIFTNGTEEARLAAVSKEKEQLRSRSSIVTTQIQQFVAFYPAEPEQQKFELKRRPFLLQLMGNLPEEELERSSLAAKLNGYAAELCPPKIQNQIGAKINEIVRKGWPVLIGV is encoded by the exons ATGGCTTTCTCAGAGAGGAATGCTATTCTTCCTCATCTGCTGACGCTGTCGCTACTCGCAATTTCAGTGGCCAATCAAGCTATTGGTATTCGGATACCGGATCAGATCTCCAATCCCTCCACGGTCCCCTCGGATCAGCCTCTGAAAATCGCCGTCTTCGCTCTCGGTAGCTTCTGGAGATCCGAAGCCATCTTCGGCTGTGTTAATGGGGTAGTTCGGACCACCGCGGGTTATTCCGGCGGATCCAAATCCAACCCCGAATACAGGAGCTTAGGTGATCATGCCGAGTCCGTACAG GTACAATATGATCCTAGGGTAATAAGTTTTAGGCAGCTTTTGGAGGTTTTTTGGTCTAGTCATGATTCAAGGCAAGTTTTTGGCCAAGGTCCTGATGTGGGTAACCAATACAG ATCTGTTATCTTTACCAATGGTACTGAGGAGGCCAGATTAGCTGCTGTTAGCAAAGAAAAAGAGCAATTAAGGTCAAGGAGCAGCATTGTGACTACTCAAATTCAACAGTTTGTAGCATTTTATCCTGCAGAACCTGAACAGcag AAATTTGAGCTTAAGCGTAGGCCTTTTCTTCTTCAGCTGATGGGAAACTTGCCGGAAGAGGAGCTTGAGAGGTCGAGTTTGGCAGCAAAACTAAACGGTTATGCAGCAGAGCTCTGTCCTCCGAAGATTCAAAACCAAATAGGTGCGAagatcaatgagatagttaggaAAGGGTGGCCAGTTTTGATAGGTGTTTAG